In Dermacentor andersoni chromosome 11, qqDerAnde1_hic_scaffold, whole genome shotgun sequence, the sequence GTCAGGGAGGGCACTTTAAGTTGGAGTCATTTTTCGAAAAAGCACAGTTGGAGCTgccttgcatttcttttcttcaggtgcctaaaaaatttaaataataatattccatggttttatgtgccaaaaccacaatctgattatgaggaatgcGGGAGGGTTGGACTCCAGATTAAGTCTGACCACCCAGGGGGCTCTAATGTGCACCCATTGCATGGTACCCAGGCATTTTTGCActtcacacctatcaaaatgtgGTCACCACGGCAGGGAgtgaacccgcgaccttgagctcagtagtccaacgccatagccattgagcTACCGCAACAGGTTTTTCAAGCCTGTCTCCCGTGTTTCCCACTAAAGATGAACTAAACTATACTCTTAGTTTGTGAATATCTTCAAATCAATTCTATGCTATTAAAATGTATGTTGTTCAACACAGTGCTAATTTGGATAAAGACAAGATTTATTGACAGGAGAAAATGTGAATAAAACGCATGggtgtacaattttttttttcttttttaccagagGTTGAGCCCATGCCGCATGACTATCTTTGAAAGCTGTACGTTTGTATCTCGCTTGCAATTATGCCTTCACGGCACTGCAGGaaatgtgaatgaatgaataattaatagatagatagataaataaataaataaatcagtaacCTCTGCATTATTTGTTTACTCAAGCATGCTGCTCAGGATCAACTACCAACTCATTTGCGTTCTCACCTTGCCATCGGGGTCATTGGGACTGTCGAAGTCCTTCAGGAAGAGCTCAAACGCCTCATCCTCAGAGAGCTCCCTGTTCTGGAACTTGGGCTGCCTAGCGTTGTACAAACCCTTGAGGTCACGGATAGTGATGATTCCCTCTCCGGTCTTGTCCATCTTGTAGAATGCCCGTTGGACGTGCTCCAAACGGGCCGCCGACATTGGAGGCTGCACGCAGTGAACACAGGAGAGAACTCGCATGGAATACTAAGGTAGTTGTGAGTCTCGCAACGGACATCTGTGCCTCACAAAGCAGTAGGCAGCAGACTGTACACTTGTGGCAACTCATCTATGAGACTTGCTAATGTGGGCAGAATGCCTTTTTTCCAGAAGACACGCACAATGTTCTTCATTTTCACTTTTCATTCTCAACAATATAGAAACATGTACAGACCCATATATGCAACAGtggggaaagaaaagagaaaaaaagattgatGTTCGTCTGTGGTTGGTAAACATGTAATAGACAAAGTCTGAAGGATGCAGTAGAATTGTGTCACGACTTGTTTGTTGAGCTACAGAACTTGATTGGCCCATAGGCTAGGTTTGCCAGTTCACTGCACGCAATGAATGTACTTCTGGCGACCTTAAGAGACACAGGAGTCAATAAAACTTTCGAATTAGCTCTGGGTAGTAGTGTAAATGTTTTCGTCCGTTGGAAGTGGAGTACTGGTTACGTCAGCTTTCagctgttctattttttttttttatttgatgacCATGGGCACAGCAGCCTGGCTGCTCTCTTGACGAGTAGGCCAACGAATAAAAGTGCAGTACATGTGCCGCTGGATTCTTTGCAGCATCACCAGATGGTACTCGTTTTTGCGATCCACAGGTGCTGGTGATGatgaagtaaacgcttcttgcagATAGAAGGTGGCTTCAAATTGCACTGCGTACGTATGCACATGCTGCCTCTGAGACCATGGTGCATTCGGGGTGTTCGTCGTACTTGCTAGTAGACAGTGAttccgcttaacaaaaggctcggcaCAGTTTGTGTGCACTTgcgcttgcgtgtgtgtgcgtgctcgtgtttcgactctttatgcactcacacaaagttTCGTTGTATACTAATACCATCTCATCGAATCTGCTGCATTTCTGTTTATATGAAGTTAGCACTTTATGCCTGAGGTGAAACTAAGCTCTCGAGGTTCTACTGAAGCCATCGTGTCTGCCAAAACTACTTCAGTAGCACTCCTCACCACTTGGGACAATGGTATATTAACCAGGAATAGCCAACCTTTTGTTGCACAAGGAAAAATTACCCATACTAATTTTGGTTACCTTTAGTTTCTTTATCATTGTGCATCCAGAAAAAGCCaagaacatttttttacaagCCTCCCAGTGGTCATTTCACAAGATATAGAATGTCCACTACAGTGGACAACATGAGCATCAGCTCCACTAAGTGTACACGCTGACAGTTTTCTTTTGCTCCAAAAGGCGAAGTTCCTGCCACCACATTAAGAAATGTTAGCTTCAACAGGTGTGGCGAAGGTTATTCTGCGTTATGGAATACGAAGAGGAAACAATCACTTTTGCCTGTAATCTGCAAGTATACCTTGTAGTGGCATAGCTGTGAATTTATTTTTTGGTGTAGTGATCCACGCACTTGACCAGGGAGGTGGTAGCTGGGCAGGTGAGTGTTGTTGCATGCTGTATTTTTTCCACATATCCTAATAGGTATGCAGAAATTCGGGGATGGAAATGGAGAGATGAGTTCACGTGCCCAGCATGCAACAAAGGGTTTGGGTCTTTTCAATCGCTAATGGCAGTGTCTGTCATGAAATTTTCAAGGTTCTTCCTTTGGCTTTGTAGTACAAGTTTATGTTAGGATTAAAGTTGTGATGCACTCACCCTGAGAGCAACGAGGAACTCATTGAAGGAGATGGTGCCGCTGCCATCCTTGTCGAGGTCCTTGAACAGGGCGTCCACCTCGCTGGCGCTCAGCTCCAAGTTGAAGTCGTGCAGACCCTGCTTGAACTCTTCCACGTCGATCTTCTTGTCCCTGGAGTGATCCATGATGCGGAAGTGCCTGCACAGCACAAGTGCGCACTGCGTTAAGGATTACACCAATCACCAGAATGACCCTTCTTGAAAATATAGTCATTGATTTTGTTTaaaggaacagaaaaagaaagaagaaatatagGCTGTAACAATATTCTCCCTTTCACCTTTCAATATCGAAAGCAACATGAGCCACTTCGGCAGGGGCGTAGCACGTCTCCATAGCTGCCCGACTCTCCCAAGCCAAATAAATACTAGCACTGATTAAAAATCCCACTAGCGGAGCTATGCTGCGGGCTGTGGGGAGCATCACAGAAGGGGCAGGCTATGGACCCATTCTGACCATCTAGGCTTCCCTATTATGCGCATCATGAATGGAAGCACTGAAGCCTTCTTGCTTCCACATCCACTGGTATGCGGCTGGTGCAACTGGAATGCAAACCCATGAGCTCATGCTCAGCACTGGAATATGGCAGCCACTAAAATCAGGATTACCGAGTGCACTTTCAGTGATATGCATGGGAGTGCACAATATACCAGTGGGCAAGAAATAATAAAGGCTGAAGCTCTTATTTAACCTCCCTATCTCCACAGTGCATGCTGTTTGGCACATGGCACATGTGCAGACAGAAATTATACAAACATTTCAAGTACTAATGAAATGCATGATAAGCTTGTTTTCTATGATGAACATTTTAAAAGGTACACCTATTGCTGTGACCTGTGAAGTAGCCACTAAGTGAAATATAGTTACCAGACAGCTCTCGACTATGCCTTGAGCATGGGGACGAAGCATTTTCAGCAGACAGATTCTGGCTGCTGACTTCACAGCCAAGAATTCACGGGTTCAACATTGCACAGAGCACCCAAATGGTGTGCTGAATCTCTCTTTCAGCTGTGGCATTCCCTACTCACAATCTAAATAGCAGGCAAACATAGCACAATGCACTGGCTCCTATGTATATTCAATTCACTGCAGGCAGCAAACAAAGCagacataaaagaaaacacgtaTATCGATACAGGCACAGAGATTAGGGAAGTGTAGTTTGAGGAAGCAACCACAGAAGGGTACTCCAACACAAGTAGAACTGACACATATATACACATTAAAAGAAGGATAAACTGACCATCGACCAAAGTATGATCAAAGAGTGAACAACGCTTCCATGTGGGAGGTAAAATATTAAACCCCTTTCTTTGAATCAGCACAAGAAATGATGGTAACACAAAGAGGAAGAACACAGGATGAGCACGCCCTGCGTCCTACCTTTTTGTGTTGTCATCTCTTTTCTGGCGCTGATTCAAAGTAAGCTACAATTCCAACTCGCCAAGCTTTTCACTTCATTAATCAAAACACCACACCGCTTTGGTTGACATCCTATTGTTGCCTTCTCTTTAATAAGGGTTTACTTCCCTACCAGATGAGATGTTGCCCAATCGCTGATTTCAGAGCTGATACTGTACATAATCATTGGCCTAACCAGGTCCAGTGCAGTGTAAAGACCTTTCCCAGTggtctccagttacccctgtcctgcattGCAGTTGATGCCACTGTGTCGTGCCAAGGCAGCGTGTCCAACCAGACAGCTTGGACTTACCGTGCGAATCCTTTGATGCCGTGTGCACCACGCTGGAGGCACTGGTGGCGAAGCTTCTCAATGGGAGTCAGAGACATGTCCAAGCCCGGTGGTGGTTCCTACAGCAACGATTGCGGGGGATCTGCAGAGGTGTGTGAGAAAATGGGATGAATGCTGCACATGAGCAAGAAACATTCACTCTTTGCACCTCTGTCAGTATAGCCTGCTAATGATTTATGCAACTACGaatctatatatatatccgcTAGCTGCCATTTTCGCTTTCCTTTTTGGAGTTTAGGTACTGAGATCTGAGTGATGGCAAATGCAGCCTGCCACGAGTCAGCAGCACCACTCATAATGCAGCAGAGCAAGCGAATAAGCAGCTTGCCTGTTAGCAATGAAAGACCTTAGCAAAATGGGACAAAATATGTCAGTTCCAGGTATAAACTTTTAATGTGAAGGCATTCTTCCTCACAATAAGAATAATGGTTTAGGCTTATTTGACTCACAGCTTGCAATAGGTTTAGAGCAAAGCAAATGATCACACACACAAGGACACACGAGATGGGCACTATTCGTGTGTCTTTACATGGTTAGCGCTCATAGTGACTCATAGCTACTGTTACAAAATGGCATAAAGTGGACAACAACATTTGTATAAAGGCCCAGACAAAGGAGAGACATGGGTGCCTAATGATTTGCACGGCTTTGGGAATTTGCGTATCCTAGCAGCAGGCGTGTTCAAATATTGCAAATGTTTGAATAGCAAACAGAACATCATCCAGTTCAATGCAGCCTTAAAATCAAGCATTAAAGTTTGCAAATTTAGGATTTGAATATTGTGCATTGATGTGGGATTAATCAAAAAGAAAATCTGAACTAAAGTGCAGAGAGAAAAGAAACTGCATTGTTTCTTGTGGAAAATAACCAAAAGCAAAGAAAATCTGACATTGCTGCTTTCCAACATAGTCACCAAGAGAACACAGTAGactttcttaaaaaaaagaaaagctgtgttAGAATGAGCTCTTTGACAAACAAAATAGTACCGTTGTTTAGCTTCCGTAGGATTCAGTGCACTTATGGTAATAGGAATTTCAgattaaaaatattttaaaggttCCTTTATGTTTGTCTTGCAGGCAGTCTACTGAAGTATCACTACAAGCAGTTACACAAAGTTACAAAGTTGTGTAATTGTTGAGTATTGTCATGGCTCAGTATGTGTAATGCTTTTATTATTCTTATTCAGATAGTTTTTCCATTGCTCATAAGCAACTCATTTGTGTAATTGTCACTACTCTAAAATTGCTGTTGTGGAACTCGGAAAATCAAATGATTAGCCCATGGTAGCTGTCAAAAACATCAGGAAAGGAATGAAAATAATTGCTTAAAAGGCAGCAAGGTACATAACGATAACAGTGACTCAGTTAACAAGTTTATCGCTTGCGCCCTCACAGACACAAGCAGCTGGGTAAAGGTGTCCTCAAAACATGTGAAGAAGCAAACAAGTGTGACTGGTCAAATACTACAATGTAGCGTgtggttttttttatttaccttttTTGAGTGACAGTGACCTGAGTAGGGATTGATGAGTAATAGTTAACCCGGGCAGCTTTTCTTTACGTAGTGCGTGTTTCTCTATGTTAGATGCATATTTGTGCCTCTTATGCAAAGCTTGCAGGGAAGTGTCATCTTGTGCTTGGAACAGCCAGATTATGGACCTCTGTGCACATGCCTACTCACACAGATTTTAGATGCAAATTTCTAGAACCTATTTTGCTTGCTACCTTATGCTTTCCTCATTATGATTATTAAATGGTCAGGAAATATGCATGCCCCCTTTAATATTGTGCACATATGTTCTAAGGAAATGAAGTTTACAATTACTCATCCCAATAATCGCTTCACAGCAAAGACTCAAGCATGCTTAAACCCGAGCCTACTATGGATGAGCTCATCTCACTTGTGCAAAAAGCAGAATGGTAATTAAAGATGAGGTGAGTTCATCTGCAGTTACTTCCACAAACATTGgcctggcttctttttttttttttatggcacaCCAGGCAACAAGTACAGTGACTGGGATCTCAGAATTGCATCACTCTTGGTTGGCAGTTGGCTGTGTGGTATGGCGATCACTACCGAAAAATTCATGCTGAATTCAATGTCCTCAATTCATGATACAGAAGAAAATGGACTGAATTTTATTTGAGATAcacacccacatatatatatatatatatatatagatgtctGCCTGGCATTTCGTATAATTTGCTTTCTTTCCAAAAAACAGTGTGCAATGGTTGCAGttatttatcttttctttattaccATTTAGGAATTCTCATTAACAGTGGACTGTAGTACACGTGTATCTGACTCATTGCTGCCATCattcaatttgtttcttttaaagaagagagaaaatgCTGTGAGAACACTTTCACTCATCAGTATTGGAAAGGGCTCCGCAGTGCTCTTATTCACTCATAGCATTTGTAATGATTgatgacttttttttcttcttgaatacAGACACATTCGAAAACTGCATGAAGGTATTGCGGCTCCTATGCTTCCTTCTGTGTCACACTATTAGTAGTCAGCACTCACACGCCAAATGGCGTTGGAATGCGGGGGCAAGCAGGCAATATAGGTGGATGGGAAAATTCTCGGAACACTCTGCAGAACCTGGGATGCTTGCCGAGGTCTGTAGTGGCATTACGTATGCATCCAATGTCGAGATGCAGTCTATGCTGGGTCTACAGAATGATATATGTCACAGATGTGTTATCTCTGAGAAATAAAGACAGAGGCAGAAGCACGTACAATTACGATGGTGCGAGGGGGATTGAGTGGCATTTGTAATGCCTATGTGTTCGCCATTCGTATAGTTAATTGCTGCCTCGCTTGACCAAAGTTGGGGGCTATATATGTATGTTTGAAAGCGCACTTAAGGTTTTGCAGGCTGTCGCAGTTGAAAAACGATAGACTTGTTAAACTGTATCATTGGGCAGCTCGGCCAGTAGTAGCTGGCCATTAGTAGTAGCTGGACACGCCCAATAGTACACGCCCAGTAGTAGCTGGACACGCCCAAGCTTCTTCCCTGCTAAAGGCCATTGCTGGTTTTAAACAGTTTCAGTTATCTACAAATGGGTATGGTGATCTATATATAATCCAAAGAACGCAgttttcaagtgaatatttcACCTGGGATGCTGCGCATCCATGAATGAACAAAACAACGTACGAAATGCGAAATTTGTTTCCTCCAATAAGTAGGGGTGAATGTTATTATAGCTAAATTTAGCAGCATCTGCTGGCCTTTCCAA encodes:
- the LOC126518371 gene encoding calcyphosin-like protein, producing MSLTPIEKLRHQCLQRGAHGIKGFARHFRIMDHSRDKKIDVEEFKQGLHDFNLELSASEVDALFKDLDKDGSGTISFNEFLVALRPPMSAARLEHVQRAFYKMDKTGEGIITIRDLKGLYNARQPKFQNRELSEDEAFELFLKDFDSPNDPDGKVTIDEFIDYYAGVSASIDTDAYFDLMMRNAWKI